One genomic segment of Pseudonocardia sp. T1-2H includes these proteins:
- a CDS encoding acyl-CoA thioesterase, giving the protein MARYVAHVPLRWTDQDSYRHVNHARTVTLLEEARIGLLFTEASAAGVGSFGGGLLVAGLEVDYRRQIPYRAQPLRVTMAVRQLRAASFTIDYDLHDGPDEDSPVAAVGVTRMAMVDLAAQRPRRLTPEERAFLQRWADTPAVVS; this is encoded by the coding sequence GTGGCTCGCTACGTCGCGCACGTCCCCCTGCGCTGGACCGATCAGGACTCCTACCGCCACGTCAACCACGCCCGGACGGTCACGCTCCTCGAGGAGGCCCGGATCGGACTGCTGTTCACCGAGGCGTCCGCGGCGGGAGTCGGCTCCTTCGGCGGCGGCCTGCTGGTCGCGGGCCTCGAGGTCGACTACCGGCGGCAGATCCCGTACCGGGCGCAACCGCTGCGGGTGACGATGGCCGTGCGGCAGCTGCGCGCGGCCTCGTTCACCATCGACTACGACCTGCATGACGGGCCGGACGAGGACTCCCCTGTCGCGGCCGTCGGCGTGACCCGGATGGCGATGGTCGATCTCGCGGCGCAGCGCCCGCGCCGGCTGACCCCGGAGGAACGCGCGTTCCTGCAGCGCTGGGCGGACACTCCGGCGGTCGTGTCGTGA